The sequence CGCTGGAGTGTGGCCTGGAGGGGGTGGAGTTCGCCCGGAACACCGGGATTCCGGTGCCGGTGGGCGTGGTGTTCGGTCTTCTCGTCGGGTCGGTGCTGCTGGTGCGCCGGCGGTGGCCGATCGCCGTGGTGCTGCTGACGATCGCGCTGACGCCCGCCGAGATGGGCTTCCTGATGGCCCTGGTCGGCCTGTACACGCTGGCCGCCTCCGAGGTGCCGCGCCGGATCACCGTCGTGCTGGCGGGGATGGCGCTGGTGGGCACGTTCATCGTCACGTACGTGCGGCTGCGGCAGAGCGTGGCCGAGCAGACCGACTTCGGACCGGGGGACTGGTATGTCCCCCTGATGTCCGTCTTCATGGCGGTGGGGCTCACGGCCCCGTCCGTACTCCTCGGCCTCTACATAGGAGCCAGGCGCCGTCTGATGGAGAGCCTGCGGGAGCGGGCCGATTCGCTGGAGCGGGAGCTGTCGCTGCTCGCGGACCGGGCCGAGGAGCGGGCCGAGTGGGCGCGCGCGGAGGAGCGGACCCGGATCGCCCGGGAGATGCACGACGTGGTCGCCCACCGGGTGAGCCTGATGGTGGTGCACGCCGCCGCCCTCCAGGCCGTCGCCCCGAAGGATCCGGCGAAGGCGGTGCGCAACGCGGCGCTGGTCGGGGACATGGGCCGGCAGGCGCTGACGGAGCTGCGAGAGATGCTCGGGGTGCTGCGGACGGGGGAGGCGCTGACCGTGTCGCCCGCGGCGGGCGGGGTTCCGCTGGCGTCGGTGCGGCAGGCTGCCGCGGTGGCCGCCGCCTCCGCCGCGACGGAGGACGGGCCCCGGCTGCACGAGCTGGAGGCGCTGGTGGCGCAGTCCCGGCAGGCGGGGATGGTGGTGGAGCTGGCGGTCCACGGCGAGCTGCGGCCGTATCCGCCGGAGGTGGAGCAGACGGCGTACCGGGTGGTGCAGGAGGCGCTGACGAACGTCCACAAGCATGCGGCGGGTGCGAAGACGTGGGTGCGGCTCGCGCATCGCGAGGCCGAGGTGGCGATGCAGGTGGAGAACGGTCCGTCGGACGCGGCCGTGGCGGACGCGGGGCTGCCGAGCGGGGGGAACGGGCTGGTGGGGATGCGGGAGCGGGTGCTGGGGCTGGGCGGTGTGTTCGTCTCCGGTCCCACGGACGCGGGGGGCTTCCGCGTCTCGGCGGTCCTGCCGGTCTCCGGCCCGTCCGGCGACTGAGGGCGGCTCCCCGGTGGTGGGGAGCGGAGGGTCCGCTCCTGTCCGGGGTGGTCGCGGTGCCGGGTTCGTTCCGGTCGTGTCCGGGGTGACGGCGCGGGCTCGGCCCGTTCGTGTTCGACGGGAGGGGACGGGTTCGTTCCGGTCGTGTCCGGGGGGGAGGGGAGGGGTTCGGTCCGGTTTTCTCCGGGGGAGGGGGATGCCGCCGGGCAGTGGGTCCGTCCCCGAACACCTGCCGTCGGCCGGGACGGGATCAGGCCGACGTCAGGCGGGGCGGCTGGGTGCCGGTCACCAGGGTGGACAGGGCCTCGTCGATGTCCTGGCCGAGGAACCAGTCGCCGGTGTGATCGATGCTGTACACCCGCCCCTCCGTGTCGATGGCCAGCACCGCCTGCTCCGCGCCCTCCGCTCCCAGCGGACTGACCTCGGTCTCCAGGGCCCGGCCGAGGTCCCCGAGCGTACGGGCCAGGTGCAGTCCGCTCAGCGGATCGATGCGTACCGCCGGGGGCGCGATGTGCCGGCCGGGCGCGGACGCGGTGATGCGGAGGCCGCCGAACTCCGCCCACGCCTCGACCGCGGCCGGGAAGACGGCGTGCCGGTGGCCGGCCGGGGAGGCGTGGGAGCGCAGGGCGTCGGCCCACTCCTCCGCCTGGCGGATGT is a genomic window of Streptomyces sp. YPW6 containing:
- a CDS encoding sensor histidine kinase; its protein translation is MTATGADREAAGSTTRGYWWWERRRSVALDVGLALVSALECGLEGVEFARNTGIPVPVGVVFGLLVGSVLLVRRRWPIAVVLLTIALTPAEMGFLMALVGLYTLAASEVPRRITVVLAGMALVGTFIVTYVRLRQSVAEQTDFGPGDWYVPLMSVFMAVGLTAPSVLLGLYIGARRRLMESLRERADSLERELSLLADRAEERAEWARAEERTRIAREMHDVVAHRVSLMVVHAAALQAVAPKDPAKAVRNAALVGDMGRQALTELREMLGVLRTGEALTVSPAAGGVPLASVRQAAAVAAASAATEDGPRLHELEALVAQSRQAGMVVELAVHGELRPYPPEVEQTAYRVVQEALTNVHKHAAGAKTWVRLAHREAEVAMQVENGPSDAAVADAGLPSGGNGLVGMRERVLGLGGVFVSGPTDAGGFRVSAVLPVSGPSGD
- a CDS encoding SUKH-3 domain-containing protein, giving the protein MHDRQQHTSTTRFSVAVDAALRAAGWQPGRWDIRQAEEWADALRSHASPAGHRHAVFPAAVEAWAEFGGLRITASAPGRHIAPPAVRIDPLSGLHLARTLGDLGRALETEVSPLGAEGAEQAVLAIDTEGRVYSIDHTGDWFLGQDIDEALSTLVTGTQPPRLTSA